From Methylopila sp. M107, a single genomic window includes:
- a CDS encoding M3 family oligoendopeptidase, giving the protein MSQTQAALGHLPEWNLADLYSSMDAPELKADLERCLAEAKTFEEAYKGKLLDVAARGELLRTVHDFEKLDELTGHVASYAGLVYSEDTSDPKRSKFYGDIQEKLTDVWSHLLFYSLELNRIDDATLDKALEDKGLARYRPFLDDVRKERPHQLEDQVEKLFHEKSQTGAGAWRRLFDETISAMRFDVGDETLTLEPTLNRLSDSDGAVREQAAHALAKTFKAEARTFSLITNVLAKDKEISDRWRHFEDVADARHLSNRVEREVVDALVASVRDSYPRLSHRYYALKAKWFGVEKLHYWDRNAPLPTAPTRTISWDEAKDTVLGAYGGFAPEMADIARRFFDERWIDAPARPGKSPGAFAHPTVPSAHPYVLLNYLGRPRDVMTLAHELGHGVHQVLAGPQGALMAPTPLTLAETASVFGEMLTFRAMLDRTTDPAQRKAMLAQKVEDMLNTVVRQIAFYTFERKIHLARREGELPADRINEIWMEVQSESLGPAIDLSEGYETYWTYIGHFTHSPFYVYAYAFGDCLVNSLYAVYENASEGFAERYFALLSAGGTKHHSELLKPFGLDATDPAFWSTGLGLIERMIGELEALEG; this is encoded by the coding sequence TTGTCGCAGACCCAAGCCGCCCTCGGACATCTGCCCGAATGGAACCTCGCCGACCTCTATTCGTCGATGGACGCGCCCGAGCTCAAGGCCGATCTGGAGCGCTGCCTCGCCGAGGCGAAGACCTTCGAGGAGGCCTACAAGGGCAAGCTGCTCGACGTCGCGGCGCGCGGCGAGCTGCTCCGGACCGTGCACGATTTCGAAAAGCTCGACGAGCTGACCGGCCACGTCGCGTCCTATGCCGGGCTCGTCTATTCCGAGGACACGTCCGACCCGAAGCGCTCGAAGTTCTACGGCGACATTCAGGAGAAGCTGACCGACGTCTGGTCGCACCTGCTGTTCTATTCGCTGGAGCTCAACCGCATCGACGACGCGACGCTCGACAAAGCGCTCGAGGATAAGGGGCTGGCGCGCTACCGCCCGTTCCTCGACGACGTCCGGAAAGAACGGCCGCACCAGCTCGAGGACCAGGTCGAAAAGCTGTTCCACGAGAAGTCGCAGACCGGCGCGGGCGCATGGCGGCGCCTGTTCGACGAGACCATTTCGGCGATGCGCTTCGACGTCGGCGACGAGACGCTGACGCTGGAGCCGACGCTGAACCGGCTCTCCGACAGCGACGGCGCGGTCCGGGAGCAGGCGGCGCATGCGCTCGCCAAGACATTTAAAGCCGAGGCCCGCACCTTCTCGCTGATCACCAACGTGCTCGCGAAGGACAAGGAGATCTCGGACCGCTGGCGTCACTTCGAGGACGTCGCCGACGCCCGCCATCTGTCGAACCGCGTCGAGCGCGAGGTGGTGGACGCGCTGGTCGCGAGCGTGCGCGACAGCTATCCGCGGCTCTCCCACCGCTACTACGCCCTGAAGGCAAAGTGGTTCGGCGTCGAGAAGCTGCATTACTGGGACCGCAACGCCCCCCTGCCGACCGCGCCGACCCGCACGATTTCCTGGGACGAGGCCAAGGACACCGTGCTCGGCGCCTATGGCGGCTTCGCGCCCGAAATGGCCGACATCGCGCGGCGGTTCTTCGACGAGCGCTGGATCGACGCGCCGGCGCGTCCCGGCAAGTCGCCGGGCGCGTTCGCGCATCCGACCGTGCCGTCGGCGCATCCTTACGTGCTGCTGAACTATCTCGGCCGTCCGCGCGACGTGATGACCCTCGCCCATGAGCTCGGCCACGGGGTGCATCAGGTGCTGGCGGGCCCGCAAGGCGCGCTGATGGCCCCGACGCCGCTGACGCTGGCCGAGACCGCGTCCGTGTTCGGCGAGATGCTGACCTTCCGCGCGATGCTCGATCGCACGACCGACCCGGCCCAGCGCAAGGCGATGCTGGCCCAGAAGGTCGAGGACATGCTGAACACGGTGGTGCGGCAGATCGCGTTCTACACCTTCGAGCGCAAGATCCACCTCGCGCGCCGCGAGGGCGAGCTGCCGGCCGATCGCATCAACGAGATCTGGATGGAGGTGCAGTCCGAGAGCCTTGGGCCGGCGATCGATCTGTCGGAAGGCTACGAGACCTACTGGACCTATATCGGTCACTTCACCCACTCGCCGTTCTACGTCTACGCCTATGCGTTCGGCGACTGCCTCGTGAACTCGCTCTACGCGGTCTACGAGAACGCCTCCGAGGGCTTCGCTGAGCGCTACTTCGCGCTGCTGTCGGCGGGCGGCACCAAGCACCATTCCGAGCTCTTGAAGCCGTTCGGCCTTGACGCGACGGATCCTGCGTTCTGGAGCACGGGGCTCGGCCTGATCGAGCGCATGATCGGTGAGCTCGAAGCGCTCGAAGGCTGA
- a CDS encoding F0F1 ATP synthase subunit C — MEELGKYIGAGLATIGLAGAGIGVGQIFAAFLAGALRNPSAADGQFARLIFGFAVTEALGIFSLLIALLLLFAV; from the coding sequence ATGGAAGAGCTCGGCAAGTACATCGGCGCGGGCCTCGCGACCATCGGCCTCGCTGGCGCGGGCATCGGCGTGGGTCAGATCTTCGCGGCGTTCCTCGCCGGCGCGCTGCGCAACCCGTCGGCCGCCGACGGCCAGTTCGCCCGCCTGATCTTCGGCTTCGCGGTGACGGAAGCGCTCGGCATCTTCTCGCTGCTGATCGCGCTGCTGCTGCTGTTCGCCGTCTAA
- a CDS encoding F0F1 ATP synthase subunit B, whose product MFEKIGPTSLYVLAQADQNGSTLQMAAVEQPHGETHASTEAHGGSGGHKGPFPPFDSSNFAGQLFWLAIFFGLLLFVMSKFAVPRLQNIVEGRAERIAADLAEAQRLKKETDDAIAAYEKTLAQARAEGHRIAAEMHEKVSQEADQHRRLLEVQLDTKIKSAEELIAGTKTAALSNVRGIAVDAAAAIVERLTGKPPAAPEIEQAVDASLAN is encoded by the coding sequence ATGTTCGAGAAGATCGGTCCCACCAGCCTCTACGTCCTCGCGCAGGCCGACCAGAACGGGTCGACGCTGCAGATGGCGGCTGTCGAACAGCCCCATGGCGAGACCCACGCGTCCACGGAAGCCCATGGCGGCTCCGGCGGACACAAGGGACCTTTCCCGCCCTTCGACAGCTCGAATTTCGCCGGCCAGCTGTTCTGGCTCGCGATCTTCTTCGGCCTGCTGCTGTTCGTGATGTCCAAGTTCGCGGTTCCGCGGCTGCAGAACATCGTCGAGGGCCGCGCGGAGCGGATCGCCGCCGATCTCGCCGAGGCCCAGCGCCTCAAGAAGGAGACCGACGACGCCATCGCGGCCTATGAAAAGACGCTGGCCCAGGCGCGCGCCGAGGGCCATCGCATCGCGGCCGAGATGCACGAGAAGGTCTCCCAGGAGGCCGATCAGCATCGCCGGCTGCTCGAGGTCCAGCTCGACACAAAGATCAAGTCCGCCGAGGAACTGATCGCCGGGACGAAGACGGCCGCGCTCTCCAACGTCCGCGGCATCGCCGTCGACGCGGCGGCCGCGATCGTCGAACGCCTGACCGGCAAGCCGCCGGCCGCGCCCGAAATCGAGCAGGCGGTCGACGCCTCGCTCGCGAACTGA
- a CDS encoding hypothetical protein (Produces ATP from ADP in the presence of a proton gradient across the membrane. Subunit B is part of the membrane proton channel.): MGSAEFWVLVAFVIFIAILVYAGVPAKITGALDSRSAKIKAELDEARALREEAAQVLADYKRKREEAEAEAKAIVASAKRDADAYAADAKAKAEEFVARRTKTAEQKIALAESQAVAEVRAAAADAAVSAAERVLSGQAKGDLGSQLFEKGLSEIRSKLN, encoded by the coding sequence ATGGGCAGCGCTGAATTCTGGGTCCTTGTCGCATTCGTGATCTTCATCGCGATCCTGGTCTATGCGGGCGTGCCCGCCAAGATCACGGGCGCGCTCGACAGCCGGTCGGCCAAGATCAAGGCCGAGCTCGACGAGGCCCGCGCGCTGCGCGAGGAGGCCGCGCAGGTTCTGGCCGACTACAAGCGCAAGCGCGAGGAAGCCGAGGCGGAAGCCAAGGCGATCGTCGCGAGCGCGAAGAGGGACGCAGACGCCTATGCGGCCGACGCCAAGGCCAAGGCCGAGGAGTTCGTCGCGCGCCGCACCAAGACTGCCGAGCAGAAGATCGCGCTCGCCGAGAGCCAAGCCGTCGCGGAAGTCCGCGCAGCGGCAGCGGACGCCGCGGTTTCGGCCGCCGAGCGTGTCCTCTCCGGTCAGGCCAAAGGCGATCTCGGCTCGCAGCTGTTCGAGAAGGGCCTTTCGGAAATCCGTTCGAAGCTGAACTGA
- a CDS encoding F0F1 ATP synthase assembly protein I: MSQGSDRNSKTSGSQGDGDLSGRLDRLDKALKRRSDLDGAEGAGTRNSRSDAQGLALALRLGSEFIAAVIVGGAIGWGIDHFAGSSPWGLIVFLLLGFVAGVLNVLRSAGLVQKPGD; the protein is encoded by the coding sequence ATGTCGCAAGGTTCAGACCGCAACTCCAAAACGTCCGGCTCCCAAGGCGACGGCGATCTGTCCGGGCGGCTCGACCGGCTGGACAAGGCGCTGAAGCGGCGATCGGACCTTGACGGGGCCGAGGGCGCAGGGACGCGGAATTCGCGGTCCGACGCCCAAGGTCTGGCGCTCGCCTTGCGGCTGGGGTCCGAGTTCATCGCCGCGGTCATCGTGGGCGGCGCGATCGGGTGGGGCATAGACCACTTCGCCGGATCGAGCCCCTGGGGATTGATCGTCTTCCTGCTGCTCGGCTTCGTGGCGGGCGTTCTGAACGTCCTGCGTTCGGCGGGACTCGTCCAAAAGCCGGGCGATTAA
- a CDS encoding F0F1 ATP synthase subunit A: MAGESPDPIHQFNIVPLIGDGPLAFTNSALFMALTVAVIITFLMIATSSRTLVPGRLQSLAEVGYEFVAKTVRDSAGKEGMKFFPFVFSLFMFILVSNMLGLIPYTFTVASHLIVTFALAMAVFLTVIAYGFIKNGTKFLKLFVPSGIPGYILPLVVLIEIISFFSRPISLSVRLFANMLAGHITLKVFAGFVTMLSGALGAAGLLVGVLPLLLAVAITGLEFLVAFLQAYVFTILTCIYLNDAIHPGH, from the coding sequence ATGGCCGGCGAATCCCCCGACCCAATCCACCAGTTCAATATCGTTCCGCTGATCGGCGACGGCCCTCTCGCCTTCACCAATTCCGCGCTGTTCATGGCGCTGACGGTCGCGGTGATCATCACCTTCCTGATGATCGCGACGTCGAGCCGGACGCTCGTTCCGGGCCGCCTGCAGTCGCTCGCGGAGGTCGGCTACGAATTCGTGGCGAAGACGGTGAGGGATTCGGCCGGCAAGGAGGGGATGAAGTTCTTCCCCTTCGTGTTCTCGCTGTTCATGTTCATCCTCGTCTCGAACATGCTCGGGCTGATCCCCTACACCTTCACGGTGGCGAGCCACCTGATCGTGACGTTCGCGCTCGCCATGGCGGTGTTCCTCACCGTCATCGCCTACGGCTTCATCAAGAACGGAACGAAGTTCCTCAAGCTGTTCGTGCCGTCGGGCATCCCGGGCTACATCCTGCCGCTGGTGGTGCTGATCGAGATCATCTCGTTCTTCTCGCGCCCCATCAGCCTCAGCGTCCGTCTGTTCGCCAACATGCTGGCCGGCCACATCACGCTGAAGGTGTTCGCGGGCTTCGTGACGATGCTGAGCGGCGCGCTCGGCGCCGCCGGCCTTCTGGTCGGCGTGCTGCCGCTGCTGCTCGCGGTGGCGATCACCGGACTCGAATTCCTGGTGGCGTTCCTCCAGGCCTACGTGTTCACGATCCTGACCTGCATCTACCTCAACGACGCGATCCATCCCGGACACTGA